In the genome of Brachypodium distachyon strain Bd21 chromosome 3, Brachypodium_distachyon_v3.0, whole genome shotgun sequence, the window CGCCGCTCACTTCCCTGCGTGGATCACTTCTACCTCtagctgccgccgctgccttctTCCCTGTTGACCCCGCCACGCGGTCGTCCGCCATCACGAGCAGAAGACACGATCGGTCGCACCGGCAAGCTGGGCCACCGTCGCCGTCGGATTCTGCGGCACCGACACGCTGGGTCACCGTCGCCGTGGGTTCTGCCGCGCCGGAGATCTTGGCGCCGGATCCATATTGGGCTCTACCGTGCCGGTGAGCttggccgccgtcgcccttGGACTGCTGCGTCTCTGGTCTGGTCTGCACTCATCCCCGAGACCATCGCTCCCTCCCCTGCGGTcgaccaccgccaccacgCAGTGCAAACTCCGCTCCCCTGCAACAACCTCGATTATCCACAGTGTGTGAAAGTGTGAAAATAATGCTTTTTGCTCAAACTCTGCCAAGATGCTGCTGGAATTCTATTCGAAGAGGTTCCGTCAGTGCTGTTAGCGTTCTGTGGCTTGTAGTGGTATTATGGTATGGAAAACTGAGATGGTAGTGGTatagtggcatatttggttTTTTTAATGGTATTTTGGAATAGTTAGTTTTGATTAGTGGCATTGTGTCAATTCTCTCGAAGTGATTTAAGTGGAgagagcattttttttagtacACGAGTATCACCTGCCGTTGCCCTTCTTCTTATGGACTGCAATAACAAGTGGAGAGAGCCAAAGGAGCCAAGAGCGACAgctcgatccatccatcgtcTTCTTGCCGCGAATGCAAACAAACCAAACCGGAAAGAAAAATCCGATATTttccttctctctttctctctgctTTGCGGACAATTCCACTCCACTGCACTGCAGCCACTAGATCGACAGCGTTTCCTGCTCGGCTCTGCTCGGCTCGGCTCCCGCGGGGGATCCATGGCCGCGGCGCTCCGCCTcccgcctctcctcctcccctcccgcgccgctcgacctgccggcgccgccgtccgtgGCAGCCGGAGGAGCCGGGCAGCGACGTCCAGGATCGCCGCGCAGCTCGACGACACCGCCGCTACGAGTACGACCTCCACGTccagcgcgccgcccgccgggtTCACGCCGCCGGAGCCCCAGCGGTTCGCGGTCAAGCCCGGCCAGTCCAGCAACATCGCCGGGGCCTCGCTCGCCTTGCCCTTCCGCCTCGGCACCGGCGTCTTCGTCCTAGGGTAAGTATCCTACCGACCGCGACCAAATTGGACTACCTTATGCCGCCCAAATTGAACTCGATTGCATCCCCTGCACTTTGATTGAAATCGGAAGCGTTTCTGTGCTAGCCAAGTACTCTATGTACCTATTTCTGTTTCAGCTGAGCTAGCTGCTTCACCCCTGGATTCATCGACCAGCTAATTAACAATGTCTACTTACTTTGGTAGTCAAATCAAACACCCCAGTTCAATTTGAATCTGAATTTGATTGCTGCAGTCCACTTTGATGTGAGCTATATGTAGCTGCTTCACGCAACAACTGTTATCACGGTCTCGCTAACAAATAACAATGTCCAGTTCACCAGTCAATTACTTTGATCGTCCAACTATAGAACAAAAATGTGTTGCTACTTTGAGGGcggctactactactactggCTCACACATCTGGTTGAGTTGATTCAATCGCCTATTCCATAGCTTTGAAATTCTTAGGTGGGGTTTTATTTGATTCCTATGTTTGTACATGTGCAGTTATGGAGTATCAATTGTTGACGCTGACCAGATACCACCAGATCAGTACGCTTTGGAGTTCCAAGGTGACCTCTCTTTGCTCGAACTCCCAGCATTTGGCCGCAGCACGGAAATATCAAGAATCAGACAACATGGTGTAGCTAGCAGAATATATAGTAGTTGATGTACACAAGTACACAACCATATTTTTTGTACTTGTTCAGTTCTTTAGTTTAAACTAGTACTAGTACACATAATAAATGTGTTTCTTGATTTAGGTCGGAAGGTGAAAGAGACATCAAAGATTGGGCAGTGCCCTCGACCGGCAAAGCCTATTGAAATATACGAGTTTGAAGGGTTTGCACCTTTCTTTCCATTCAGATTCAAACTGATTTTCCTTTCTGTTTCTGACTGCACCTAGTATTTTCTTCTGACTACTGAAGCTGATTTACCTTTTTTCCTTCAATTTGTTGGTGTTCTCTGGCTAAAACATCAGCTGCCCATTTTGTCGAAAGGTGAATATTTTGTTAAGTTCGCTATATTTGTGTGCTGCAGTTGTCACTCTTCATATATGAATCACGTCGGTGTTTATAGTTGCCATGTAAATCTTGCAGGTGCGAGAGATGGTATCCGTCCTGGACCTTGATGTGTTATTTTACCCCTGTCCTATGAATGGCCCAACCTTCCGTCCAAAGGTTCTAGAGATGGGCGGAAAGAAACAGTTTCCCTACATGGTATGCAACATGTCCTCACAAATTCTGTGGCTTGTTAGTCTTTGAATGTGATCTTAGAGATTTGACGATCACAGTTGATTTACCTTTCACTAATAATACTCATGTTGCTGAACTCTTTATTCCCGACACCCGAGCAACATGGTGTATTATCAGAATTATGTGCTTTGTTCTTCAGTATTAAACGAAACGAAAACAGGGGGTTCTGCAACTATTTCGGGAAGAAACCGTTGAATGATGAAAGTAAAATCACTCTTGCGTTGCAGGTTGATCCAAACACAGGAGTTGCCATGTATGAATCAGATGACATCATAAAATATCTGGCGAAAACTTACGGTTAGTTTTACCATACCTAACTTTTCCTGTACCTTACAAGCTCGTTCTTAGCTCCTCCACTCACGCTTGTTTTTCAGGTGATGGAACTGTTCCGATTATGCTATCGCTTGGTCTCTTGACAGTAAGTAACTAATAGTTGACAATCCAAGAGTAGGATTATTATTACTAGTTAACATTCAGTTGTGCAGTTTGCGTAATTTTGTATTGTTTAATTTGTAGACAATAACGGCAGGCCTTGCTTTGATCGGGCGTGGCGGCAAGGTAAATTGCCAACAAGCCATCGAAGCTTGTTTATTCCATGTAATCCTCTGAAACAATTTGCTCAAACCATACCTATTACTGATTGCAGGGATCTGCCTACACTCCGGCAAAGCTTCCAGCCCAGCCAATAGAGATATGGGCATACGAGGTCTCAATCCTTGCTACTCCTGATTAGTCATAGCATTGAGGTTATTATTTGATATTTGTCGTAGTCTACTACCATTTCCAGGATCTAATTGTTGCATACTTTATTACCAGGGATCTCCTTTCTGTAAAATAGCACGTGAGACCTTCGTCGAATTGGAGTTGCCACACTTGCTACACAGGTATCTGAAACATCTGTCGAGAAATAGCTGAATATTCTGACATTCACAGCATGATAACAGTTCAAAATACTTGTATGAATGACTCTGGACTATCACTAGTATAGCAGCTGTCAAAACCTGCTGTCTACACAACCTAAAAACATGATCTTGTTGATAGTATGCATATTTGTAGCAGCATCCCCGCAAGACTATGTAACAAAAACGTTTTGCTGCAGCTGTGCGCGTGGCAGCCCGAAGCGACAGGATTTCTTCAAGAAATACGGACTTTTCCAGGTTTGCAACTCTCTGGTTCCATGCCATTCTATCTCAATTTTCTCCACGCAAGTTTTACCGTACCCGGACAGCGTGGTTTACTCTTACTAACTGTCTTGACAGGCGCCTTACATCGAGGATCCTAACACCGGGGTGAAGATGTTCGAAAGCGCCGACATCGTGGAGTACCTGAGGGCAACATATGCCGCCTGACAAACAACAACCCCTGCCACCCTCCTCTCTCTCAAGTGTCCATATGTTATCATAGCTGCAGCTCATTTTCTTTACTAGGAAACTCTGAAACCTAGATGCACTACTATGATGTATAAAATGTAATAAATTTCCAGTCCACACTGAACATGAGGCAGTGTCTTGGCTTAGCTTCCCTAAGAAACACTGAAGCTCTGAGGCAGcagaagaaataaataaatgaaagaTAAATTTCAGAGATGGATGTCTCTTTGCTACCATCTTGACTCTTCggatatactctctccgttctataattcttgtctcaaatttgccaaaaaatggatgtatctattcctaacaAACGTCTAGATACGGAACGGAACGAGTATCAGcataacaaacaaaaatggatgtatctgatCTAGATCTTGATGGAGGGATCAGCAAACCGCAACCGCTCATCCGGGAGCAGCAGTGCTGTCCACGCCAAGAACCTGATTCTACTGTACATCCCAGCTCAGCTGCTCTGAAGAAGcagtaaaaaaacaaaaggcaacaaataaacaaacaaacaaacaggctTTTACTGGGCCTGGGAACCAAATCCAAACCTAAGGGCTCATCATCCATGGGGAGCTCGACGTCGTCCCAGTCCCAGCAGCGGCGATGGAGCCTGACCTcggcgctcgccggcgccggagccacggccgcggcggccggcgtccTCCTCTGCCGGCCGCGGGACCCACGCTTCGAGCTCATCTCCATCAGCCTCTCCAGCTTCCATTTCCGCCCCCCAGCAGCCCTAGACATGGGGCTCACTCTGACAGTGCACGCCACGAACCCCAACGTGGTGCCCGTCCGCTACGGGGCCTCCACGGTGACCATCCTCTACGGCGGCGACCGGCTCGGCACGGCGCGgctcgacgccggcggccagcCGGCCACCTCCTGCCGGCTGATCCAGCTCCCCGCCAGGCTCGACGGCGTCGAGCTGGCCAGCCATGCCGGGGCGATCCTCGCCGATGCGGCGAGGAGGCATATGGAGCTGGATGCAGAGGTGGAGATCGCtggcgaggcggcggtgaTGTTGTTCTGGGCCAGGAGGTTCTCTGTGAGGATCCGGAGCCATATCGTCGTCGACCCGGTGTTCCTCGACGTCGTCGAGCAGGATAGCAGCTCCCAGATGCAGCTCTACCTCACCTGAGTCCTGAACTCGAAGGAAATCACCCCCAACAAGTAGCTCTCTATGTTTAAGTCTGAATTCTCAAGCATCATCGTGTTATCACACAACAAAATGGTACACTCTCATCGTAGAATGTGGTGGAATGCAATGCGGTTCTGAGGATTGCAATGCAAATGTTTGATCatcatagattttttttctttatggcAAGAATGTTTGCTGCTCCACAACACAATAATATCACACAACAAAATGATACATTGGCGAGATGGCGGAAGGGGGAGACAATTGGGGAGTGAAGCTAAGGCAGCTAGCACTCCCTCAAGAAACCTAACACAACAAGGACATCAAAAGCTGGCTGATTTGATGTCCTAATAAGATTACACTGCACACAGATATCATAATATCAGTCGATCTCATCAGTTGAGGGTCGCGAGCGGCGAGCGTGGGATGAGCGACGGCTTGGGCTCCTTGGTCGATTCGTAGGGGTGGTTCTCGCGGAACTCGTCCATCAGGGACTCGATCGGCATCGCTCGAAGCGACTCGATGGCGCCTTTGCTCGGAACGTCTGGCTCAGACCTTACTGGAGTTTCACCGGTTGGCTCGTAGTCCTGCACAGAATAGCATTTGTAGGGAATTTCAGGCACATTGGATTGGGGATTTCGGGAAGGATATTAGCTCTTGTAGGATTTTGATCTCACCCTGTAGCTGCTTTGTAGAGCCTTATCGGCATGCTCGTTGACGCCTACAGCCTGGCCAGAGTGGTTCTCCTGCAGATGCTGAATCTCTAATGAATGTGCTTCCACTGTCGACACTACTCTTGAAGTCGAATTGCGTGCCTCGTCCAGCAGATCTGTGGCAAAGGAACATGAGCAAGCCAAGATTAGATGGGGAACTCCATGTAATTGAATAAGCAGTCATGTTGAGGCCAGATAAATTACTGTCAATATCTTGAAGTATGTCCTTGCTACTATTCGATGCTTGCTCTTCTGCAAGGGCGCGAGATGATGCAACCTCGGTCACATGTTGTTCGTTGTCTTCAATTGCACTCCTGAAATGTCCATATACTGAAGCTAATTAGGCTCTTCCAAGACTTACAAAATAAAGGATCAAAACTTGGCATGTTAGTGTGCTCTTTCCTTCTGAATTAATGCAATATAACAGGCTAAATTGGTGCCAAAATTGCCTTAGTTCAAAGTCAACATAGAGCAAACCCTCACGGAGAGCACACCTATCTATACGACAAAACCAAAGAAACTAACATCTAACTGAACAAGACAGGCTTGGCATGTAAGCAAAGATAAAAGTGATGAGAGTACTGTACTTGCCTGACAAGTGCTTCTACTTCAGCCACTTGTTTTGTGCACAAATCATTAACCGCAGCATGTGATTTTTTCCATTGTTGAGCAGCAGAGTCGACGGTGCATGCGCTGGACAAGTCCAGTACATATTTATTAGTTCGAGAACTCAAATCAGATATAAATGGATCAGTAAATGTTTAGATATTATGTGCAACTGTTTGAACATACCACTCCTGCATAATGGTTTCCATGCGACAATGCTTCGCTGAAGAGAAGCTGGAGCCAACTTTGCTGTCATTCTCCGCCTGCTCTGCAAACATTTCCCACTTTCTCTTAGCATCCTTCGTGACACCCTCCATAGCAGACGTGTGCTCATCCAGAAATGTCTTGTTTCCACGAGCAGCATCACCAAGAGAGTTTAATCTAACATCAACCTGCAGGAAACACGCATCCGGGGTATTATGACTTGCCTAGTGCTATTTAGTATACTGGTGACAAGCTTAAACTTTTTGCCAAATTGTAGTTTCCTAGTATGCACGCACCAGCTCTCTTTGTCGAACAATGTGTTTAGATACCAAACTGGTGATGTCCGCCAGAAGCCTTTGTTCCTCAGACTTTGATTGCTCCTGCACAAGATGATAGTATTAGATACATTAACATAATTTTGCAAATGAGTGGTGAGAGAAAAGGGGTGTGAATCACCTCGTAAGCCTTCTGAAATTCTTCAAGGCTTTTGACTTGTGCATCGTGAGTGTGATTCGTGTGGTTCTGCAACTTGGATGTTTCCTCCAAGTACTTCGCAAAGAGCCCAAGAATGTAGCTGGACATGTCTTTTGTTCTATCCAAGCTAATGGAGAAACTCTGCATGACAACAGGAGCAAAGTTAAACAAAGAGCTCTTCATAGTAGCTAAGATATACTGAAAATGTGGAGTTGTTAACAGTCAGATCAAGTAACAGACTTCTCGCAATTCCTTGGTGAAGTGTGCAAGTTCACTTCGATGGTCAGCTAACAAATTCTGTATATCTCTAAATATCTTCAGTGCCTCGCCCTCAACACAAGCTAGAAGCTGTTGGCAAGAATATACCGATGAGACTAATTGCAGCAAAGAGTAGTTATAAAGACAAAAGAGCGTCAATTTTGTGTTGGTTGAAAAAACAGGCAGATCACATACCTGGTCAAGACTGCAGCAGCTTGCTGCAGACAGGGATGATACATCCTCCAATGTTGAATTTGTGTTGGCTTTGTGTAGGAGCACAACATTTTGAAAAGCTTCCATGTGCGACATATATAATGACTTTGAAGCTAAAACCTTCTTCTTTATCTCCATTGTAGCCTTGAAATGTTTAAgcaaagaataaatacatacAACATGCAGGCACTGAGCCTAGATAAAATTTGTGTATAATTAGAGATAAGACATGCATATTTATGCATCAGTAATACATACCGTGTCATGGGAATCAACACAAGATTGGCATAGGTCCTCCACAGCCCTCAggtgtttgttttgttgatc includes:
- the LOC100825225 gene encoding uncharacterized protein LOC100825225, with product MAAALRLPPLLLPSRAARPAGAAVRGSRRSRAATSRIAAQLDDTAATSTTSTSSAPPAGFTPPEPQRFAVKPGQSSNIAGASLALPFRLGTGVFVLGYGVSIVDADQIPPDQYALEFQGRKVKETSKIGQCPRPAKPIEIYEFEGCPFCRKVREMVSVLDLDVLFYPCPMNGPTFRPKVLEMGGKKQFPYMVDPNTGVAMYESDDIIKYLAKTYGDGTVPIMLSLGLLTTITAGLALIGRGGKGSAYTPAKLPAQPIEIWAYEGSPFCKIARETFVELELPHLLHSCARGSPKRQDFFKKYGLFQAPYIEDPNTGVKMFESADIVEYLRATYAA
- the LOC100825530 gene encoding uncharacterized protein LOC100825530; this translates as MGSSTSSQSQQRRWSLTSALAGAGATAAAAGVLLCRPRDPRFELISISLSSFHFRPPAALDMGLTLTVHATNPNVVPVRYGASTVTILYGGDRLGTARLDAGGQPATSCRLIQLPARLDGVELASHAGAILADAARRHMELDAEVEIAGEAAVMLFWARRFSVRIRSHIVVDPVFLDVVEQDSSSQMQLYLT